The following proteins are encoded in a genomic region of Arachis stenosperma cultivar V10309 chromosome 4, arast.V10309.gnm1.PFL2, whole genome shotgun sequence:
- the LOC130974991 gene encoding transcription factor MYB8-like has protein sequence MRKPCCETNKDMNKGAWSKQEDQKLIDYINKHGDVCWRTLPQAAGLLRCGKSCRLRWINYLRPDLKRGNFAEDEEDLIIKLHALLGNRWSLIAGRLPGRTDNEVKNYWNSHIRRKLISKGIDPNNHRLITQKNLIPTPPISDCSKSSSSGLLKKKNKNNDEATTNKSNNIDNYGYHQVVSSEDDESNNNNNNNKGLLLPDLNLDLTISIPSSSSAENSDLKPTTIHHESNSSGRERNLMMAGNSPPTLLLFQ, from the exons atGAGAAAGCCATGCTGTGAAACCAACAAAGACATGAACAAAGGAGCTTGGTCCAAACAAGAAGACCAAAAACTCATTGACTATATCAACAAACATGGCGATGTTTGCTGGCGTACCCTCCCTCAAGCTGCAG GTCTATTAAGGTGTGGCAAAAGCTGTAGGCTAAGATGGATAAACTATTTGCGCCCAGACCTTAAAAGAGGCAACTTTGCTGAAGATGAAGAAGATCTCATCATCAAGCTTCATGCACTTCTAGGCAACCG GTGGTCACTAATAGCGGGAAGATTGCCGGGACGGACGGACAATGAAGTGAAGAACTATTGGAACTCTCACATAAGAAGAAAGCTAATTAGCAAAGGCATTGATCCAAATAACCACCGTTTAATAACCCAAAAAAATCTAATCCCTACTCCACCCATTTCCGATTGTTCAAAATCATCATCGTCTGGCTTattgaagaaaaaaaacaagaatAATGATGAGGCAACAACCAATAAATCCAATAACATTGACAACTATGGTTATCATCAAGTAGTCTCATCAGAAGACGATGagtctaataataataataataacaataaaggCTTATTATTGCCGGATTTAAACCTTGATCTCACTATCAGCATTCCTTCATCATCATCAGCTGAAAACAGCGATCTCAAACCAACAACAATTCATCATGAATCAAATTCTTCAGGGCGGGAACGGAACTTGATGATGGCTGGTAATTCCCCTCCAACTCTTCTTCTATTTCAGTAA